The genome window AAGAACGACTGTGTGGCGTGCTCTTCCATGGCTCTCACGGCCATAACATGACGGATGTCGAGCACCCGTGCCGTCGTGTCCGCCCGTTCGATAAAAGTGCCGAGACGCAGGAAGTGGAAAGCATCGTTTCGCAGCAGCGTGCCGTAAGCTGCACCCCGGAACATGTGAGAGCGCTCCCGAACCCAGTCAAAAACGCTACTGGCATTGGATTCTGTTACCCCTTTCTTTTGAAGCTCCTTGAGTTCCAGCCATGCCTGGTTGATGCTCTCCCAGACATCGGCCGACAGGTTGCCGCGGACATGCAGGGCATTGTCTCTGGCATTCTGAATGATGTTGTACACACTGGCCGGATGGCGGTCATCGAGTAACAGGAAGTCAATCAGGTTTTGGGGTGTGATTTCCTCGTGGTATTCAAAGAAGATCTCCCGGGTTCCGGAGACCAGCAATGGGACCGATAACTGTTCGACCCGGTCTTCCGGTACATCAATCAGGGCCATGGTCAGACTGACATCAAGCAGTCTTGCCTGGCTTTCTGCCCGCTCCAGATAACGGGCCATCCAGAACAGGCTGGAGGCAGCGCGGCTCAGCATAAGTCATCCTCCATTACCCAGGTGTCTTTGGTGCCGCCACCCTGGGACGAATTCACCACCAGGGAGCCTTTCTTGAGAGCCACGCGGGTCAGGCCGCCCGGCACCATCTGGATCTTTTTCCCGGAAAGCACAAACGGGCGAAGGTCCAGGTGTCGGGGTGCAATGCCCTCATCCACAAAGGTCGGGCAGGTGGACAGGCTGAGAGTGGGTTGGGCAATGTAATCCTGCGGTCGGGCTTTGAGCAGGCTGCGGAAGGTGGAAAGTTCTTTCTTGCTGGCCTTGGGCCCGATCAGCATGCCATAACCGCCGGCGCCCTGGGCTTCCTTGACCACAAGCTCAGAAAGGTGATCCAGCACGTACTTCAGGTCTTTCTCTTTGCGGCATTGCCAGGTGGGGACATTTTTCAGGATGGGTTCCTCATCCAGATAAAACCGGATCATGTCCGGAACATAAGGGTAGATAGACTTGTCATCTGCGACCCCGGTGCCCATGGCGTTGGTCAGCACGACATTGCCGGTACGATAGGCGGCATAGAGTCCGGGGACACCAAGCATGGAGTCTGGGTTGCCCGCGAGAGGGTCGAGGAAATCATCGTCAATACGGCGGTAGATTACGTCCACTTGCTGCGGACCCACCGTGGTTTTCATGAAGACCTTGTTCTGGTGCACGAACAGATCGGCACCTTCCACCAGTTCCACGCCCATTTGCCGCGCCAGGAACGCATGCTCGAAATAGGCACTGTTGAAACGACCGGGGGTCAGCACCACTACCGTGGGGTCCGGCTTGAGCGAGGCGGCCCGCAGGGTTTCGCCAAGCAGGTTAGGGTAATGGTCAATGGGCGCCACCGGGGCGTGGGCAAACAGCTCCGGAAACAACCGCATCATCATTCGTCGGTTTTCCAGCATGTAGGAGACACCGCTGGGACAGCGGAGGTTGTCCTCCAGTACATAGAAATCACCGTCGTTATGGCGGATCAGGTCGATACCGGCAATATGGGAGTACAGGTTGCGGGGCAGTTTCAGGTCCTGCATTCCGGGCTGATACTGGGGATTGGCAAAGACCTGTTCGGCGCTGATGACACCGGCCCGGACGATGTCAAAACCATGGTAGATATCAAACAGGAAACGATTGAGTGCCTGCACCCTCTGGCGCAGTCCGGCCTGAAGCTTCTGCCAGTCGCTGGCGGAGATAACCCGAGGTATAAGGTCGAACGGGATGAGCCGGTCTGCCCCCTGGTCCTCACCATAAACGTTGAAGGTGATGCCCAATCGCTGGAACAGAACGTCGGCTTCTCTGCGTTTTTCAGCGATCAGGCCCTCATCCGCGTTGACCAACCATTCCTCAAGCATCTTGTAATGGGGGCGTACCCGGTTGTCCTGATCGAACAACTCGTCATACAGGCCTTCGCCTGGTGTCTGAATCAGCATGATTCTGCTCGTCTCCCTTGACCGTGCCAGTGGATTTGGCACCTATGGAAGTATCAGGCAGCAAAAGACGGGCCAGTCGGTGTCAGATCGCTATTATTGGGTTCTTTAAGAAAAGGCGACGGCCGGGTATCTGTCAATTAGGGTCGGGTAAAATAAAACAGGCGGCCAGATGGCCGCCTGTGAAAGCAGGAAAAAAAGATGTTTATTCGACCGCGGTTGCGCCAATGCGGTGGACGCTGACGTCTGCACCGTTGAACTCTTCTTCCTCGGTCAGGCGCAGGCCGGAGATGGCACTGATTGCCCCATAGACCACCAGGCCGCCGCCAAAGGCCACGATCACGCCTGCAACGGCTCCGATGATCTGTGACATCAGGCTCACACCGCCGAGACCGCCCAGGGCTTCCTGGCCAAAGATGCCGCAGGCAATCGCGCCCCAGACACCACAAACACCGTGCAGAGGCCAGACACCCAGAACGTCGTCCAGACGTTCGATCTTGTCCTGGGCCCATTCGAAGAGGTAGACAAAGATAGCGCCGGCTACCGCTCCGGTAATGAGCGCACCAACAGGGTGCATAAGATCGGAGCCTGCGCACACAGCGACCAGGCCGGCAAGCGGTCCGTTGTGAATAAAGCCGGGATCTTTCTTGCCCAGCACCATGGCCACGAGAATACCGCCAACCATGGCCATCAGGCTGTTCACAGCCACAAGGCCACTGATGCCATCAAGGGTTTGCGCAGACATAACGTTAAAACCAAACCAGCCAACGGTCAGGATCCAGGCGCCGAGCGCCAGGAAAGGAATGTTCGACGGGGCAAAGGCCACCACGCGGCCATTGCGATAGCGGCCGTTGCGGGCACCGAGCAGCAGGATAGCTGCCAGTGCGACCCAGCCACCCACGGCGTGCACTACAACAGAGCCGGCGAAGTCGTGGAATGCTGCACCAAACTGGTTCTCCAGCCAGCCCTGGAAGCCATAGTTACCGTTCCAAATCAGCCCTTCGAAGAACGGGTAAACCAGCGCGACAATCAGGCCGGAAGCGATCAGCATGGGATAGAACTTGGCACGTTCGGCAACACCGCCTGAGACGATGGCCGGGATTGCGGCGGCAAAGGTCATCAGGAAGAAGAACTTAACCAGCTCGTAACCATTGCCGGCCGTCAGTTCGGCGGCTCCGGTCATGAAGTGGCTGCCGTAGGCGACGTAGTAACCGACAAAGAAATACAGCACTGCGGATACGCCGAAGTCGGTCATGATTTTAACCAGGGCGTTGACCTGGTTTTTGTGTCGGACCGTGCCCACTTCCAGGAAGGCAAAGCCGGCGTGCATGGCCAGTACCATGATGGCACCGATAAGAATAAACAGCGTGTTGGCGCTTTCGGTCAGGGTGTGTACTGCACTCGTGATGTCCACGGGTTATCTCTCCTGATGTTGTGTTTATCAGCCTCTGCCGGGCTGTCTGTGCATTGGTAGGGTGCACTTTAAGCAATAGATGTTCCAAAATAATGCAAATCATTAGGGGGTAGGGGGTTGGCAGGATGTCAGGTCCTGGCAGTGAGGAGGTTTGCCTTGTTTACGCACTGAAGAAGTGCGTTTTCCGTCGGCGTGCACTGAATTGGTCTTCGGGAGGGCATTGGCTATTACCAGTTAATCTTACTGGTCGGCGCATCATCGGACTCGATTCCGATGACTGTTTCCTGATTCAGGGATTCCGACTCAATGAGTTCTTTCAGCTCAATTTCCTGTTCCTGCAGGGGGCCGGAAAGGTCAACGATGATTTCCACGCGGCGGTTCTTTGCCCGGTTTTCAGCGGATGTGTTGGCAACCCTGGGTTCCGTATCGGCAAGACCCTTGACCGCCAGGCGTGTGGGAGTGATATCTCCGGTGGCCAGCAGCACATTGGCTACGGCGGCAGAACGTGCCGCAGAGAGATCCCAGTTGCTGTAAAAGCGTGAGGTGCGGATAGGAACGTCGTCGGTGTGCCCCTCAACCGTCAGCTTACCGGGAATGTTGGCCAGGACACTGGCCATCTCCAGCAGGAGTCCCTCGAACTCCCAGGTGAGTTCCGCCGACCCTGACGGGAAAGAGCCCTTTTCTTCAACGCGGATAACGATACGGTGCTTGCCCTGGGTCACAGCGATCCTGCCATCACGGATCGCGTCGTCCAGCACCGCCATGATTTCTTCGGCGCTCTGATCCATGGTTTCCTGCTTGGCCGATTCCACCGCCCGTTCGGTTGGACTTTTGAACGTCTGGAGTTCCGGCTGCTGGTCTGTGGTGATCTGCTTGACCTCATTGACCACCGTGGGCTCTGGTGGTGCCGGTGAGAACTTGTCGAAAACGGGGCTCGTGCCTTCGGGAATTTCCAGCGCCGGCACTTCGCGCTGAACACCAAACGCCTTGGAGAGCTCGCCCGCAATCTGCTTGAACTTCTGGGCATCGATCTCCGAGAACGACAGCAGGAGAACAAAAAAGCACATCAGCAATGACATCAAGTCGGCGAATGTCACGACCCAGGCGGGGATCCCCGGCTTTTCCTCTTCGGGCAATTCGTCCATCGGCTATCCGCCCGCAGCTTCTGGTTCTCCTGCCTTGTTCCGTTCTTTCGGATGCAGATAGCTGGAGAGAAGCTGTTCGATGACTCTGGGGTTGGTACCTTCCTGAATTGCCACCAGCGCATCAGTGTAGAGCGACTGCATACGGGCCTCTTCGGTCATCCGAAGTGACAGTTTGTCCGCGATCGGCGAGGCGACCATAGTGGCCAGCATGGCGCCGTAAAGTGTTGTCAGCAGGGCAACGGCCATGGCGGGCCCAATGGATTTTGGATCTTCCATGTTGGATAGCATCTGGACCAGGCCGATCAGTGTACCGATCATGCCCATGGCCGGGGCGACATCGGCCAGCGCAGTAAACACCTTGGCGCCCGAGCGGTTGTGTTCCAGCGTCATCAACCGTTCCTTGCTGAGTAGCTGTTTGATGGTTTCGCCATTCTGACCATCTACCAGCATCTGTACGCCCTGACTGAGAAAGGGTGAGCCAACCTCCCTGCCTTCGAGACCCAGGGGGCCCTCCTTACGGGCAATCTGGGCAACTTCTACCAGTTCCTCAATGGCGGCACGGGTTTCGGGAAGTTTGAACTTGAAGGCGCGGATGGCCGCACCAAAGGCACCGAAAAACTGGGCAAAACTGAACTTGGCCAGCACCACCAGTGCGCTGCCCCCGATGACAATCAGAAGTGACGGACCATTGACGAACACATCCGGCGACACGCCGAGGATTACCGCTGAAGCGATCAGTACGATGGCCCCTACGAGGCCGATCAGGGTAGCGAAATCCACGTTTGCTCCGGAGGCAGATGCTTGTTTGATGGTCGAAAAGTGAGACTACCGGTAGTTCAGTATTCAATCAATTGGATTGGGTCGATGGTCTGTGATCTTCCTCTTGTTCTTTCCATGCAGCATAACGATGCAGGTCCGACTCAACCATTTTCAGGCAGAAAGCGACAACCCCGGCATCGTCCAGAAAGCCGAAGCCCAGAATGATATCGGGAATGACGTCGAGAGGATTCAGAACGTATAGCAGGGCACCGGCGACGGCGGCGATGGTTTTCCAGGGCACGCTGCGATAGTTGCCATACCAGTAGTCCCGAATCATTGAGAACATCAAGTGGATGTCTGCACTAAAGCGCTTGAGCTTGCCACTATTTTTCACTTTGTCTTCAATGGCTCGCTGCCGGTCCAGCAGTTTTTCAAGGTCTGCGCTATGGACGTTATCCGCCTCAGACTTCAGTTGATCTTCGGCATTTTTCTGGCTGAACAGTGCCATGAAATGTCGTCCTTTACGCTGATGGGAATGTGAGCCTGTATGATCGCTCAAGCCAGTTGGTATTGCCAACCGTTGCACCGTTAACGGGGCTTGTATTGGGTTGGGCAATACCCTCGCTCGACACCGGCGGGTCTCAGCATACGGTGTTTTGTCTTCCTTCCTGTGACCCGTTTCCGCCATAACCTGAAGCTCGACGGCTTCAGCTCCCGGCGCATCAGGCGAATGACTTCCTGCTCTTTCAAGCCATACAGGGTTTCGATGGCCTCGAAAGGGGTCCTGTCTTCCCAGGCCATTTCAATAAGCCTGGAAAGATCAGCCTGTTGATCTTCAAATGACATCGGACTGCTCCCGGTTTCAGTAACACCAAAGCAATACGTCAGTCCGCCGGCTTCGTCTCATGATCCGTGATGTTACTGGTACCGATCTCTCAGTGCCCGGGGAATCTGTGACAGTTGTTTCTCGATCAGTGCCGTCATGGCTGTCTGTATTGGCATGGCATCAAGACCGGGCTCCTGGTTTTTCAGGAGATAGTGGACTGCTTCTGCCGTTGAAAGGTGGTGCTCACCCGGGGCCTTGCGAATGATGTATCGGGAGGCCGGAGGGCAGGCGAAGTGGAATCGCGGCAATTCGCCAATCGTGGGATTGAGGTGTAGAAGTTTCGCGGCCTTTCGCCAGGTTCCGTCCAGAACAATCCAGTGATTAATCTGGCTCAGGTCTGTCGCTTCGACCGGTTGACTGTCGGGGCCCGGAAACAGAACAGCGGTGGTGTCCGGGCAAAGCTCGCCGGTGAAACCGGACTGGCGGAAATCCTCCGGCGTTTCACCAACGAAAACACGGAGGTTACCCAGGCACTGTTGCAGAATCCGAAGCGTTCCCTTGCTTCGCCCAACCTCGGATGGATGCTGCAGTACCGTCAGTGATGTCCTGTTTTGCACGGCGCCGCAGTATCCGCATACACAGATATTCGGGTGCAGGCCGCAATGTTCGCAGCAGGGTCGTGGCATGGCTATCCGACAAAAATACGCTTGGCCAGCCCTGCGCCGCGCCAGCCCCGTATGGCCAGGGTTGCCACCAGGCCCCCGATCATCGCGCCCACCACACCACAGGTCAGAACGTCCTGCCCGGTCAGAAAGAGTCCGGGAATGTCGGTTTTCGGTTTCAGCCAGTCCTGCTCGAAACGTTCCGGGGTATGATCGAGCCCGTAGAGCTCACCCCGTCCATACCGACAGAACCAGGCCGTGGAAAGCGGAGTGGAAGTTTCTACATAGTCGACCTTGCCGCGCAATTGGGGCAGCTTTTCGTACATTACCTCAAGAATCTGATGGGTAATGCGCTCCTTCATCGCGTCATAGTCTTCACCACGTTTGCCCCAGGTGGTGTTTTCCCAGGGCTCGAACATCTCCCAGGTGGTGGGGGCGACGATCTCGATGGTTGAGGTACCCGGCCATCGGTTCTGGTAATCCGGGTCCTTGGCGGCCGGGAACGAGATATAGACGACCGGGAATTGGCTGTGTTCGGGATCCTTCAGGAACCGTTGGACATTGCCGTCGTGGTCAGCGCTGGGGTAGATCCAGAAGTTGGTGCGGGGAAGACCAAGCTGTTCCGGGGTGCCTTTAAGACCGATATAGAGCCCGATGTGTGGCATGGACGGTGTTATGTGCTCGCGCTTGCCCGGGTAACCGGCCTTTGCCGCAGTATCCTCCGGCAGCAGCTTTTCAAAGGTATTGATGATCCCGGCATTGCTGATAACCATCGGCGCGCGGATTTCTTCGCCATCGGCCATGCGAACGCCGGAGGCCTTGCCTTTCTCGATCAGGATATCAGTGACATCGGCATAGGTATAAACGTCACCGCCAGGTTCCTGAATCACCGGGATGATGTTTTTGGCAATCTCGGATGCACCGCCCACCGGGTAAAAGCCGCCGTAAAGGTAATGCTTGGCGATCAGTGCATGAACCATAAAGCTGGACTGTTTCGGGGTGACCCCGCAATCGCCCCATTGGCCGGCGATAGCGCCAATGAGCTCCTCGTTGTCTGTCAGCTCCCTGAGGACCTCCCAGGTGGTCTTGTTGAAGCAGTCTGGCAGGGCAACATCCAGCCCTTTGTGCACCACGGGGCTGAGGATTCCAGGGGTGAGTTTCGACAGTGTGTACCATTGCATGCCATCGGCTACTTTCCCAAGCAGCTTCACATAGCGGTCGATGGCGTCCTGTTCATCGGGGAAAGCGCTCAGTAATGAGTGCTTTAAACCTTCCTTGCCGGCGCGAAGGTTAACCACCTTGTCACCCAGGAAAAAACGGTCGTAGTTCTCATCCATGGGTGCCCATTTCAGTTTGCCGTCGGTGATGTAATCAAACAGCCGACGGCCGAGGGTACGGGATGAACCCATATCACCGATGTAATGCACGCCCACGTCCCACTCATAGCCGTTGCGGGCGTAACTGTGGGTATAGCCGCCGGCGGTGTAATGCTGTTCCAGCACGAGTACCTTCTTGCCGGCTTTGGCGAGACAGGCGGCTGTTGTCAGCCCACCAATACCGGATCCGATCACGATGGCATCATAAGGCCCCTTGAGCCGGTTTGCCCGGTAACGGGTGCCGATGCGAATGGTGCTCGGCTTTAACTTGTTTCTAGGCTTCTCTTTCGATCCGCTGTCTACCACCATGCTTTACCCCACATTTCAGGATTGGCCCAGTTGTCAGGGTTGTTCCAGGCCCGTTTATGGTTGTAAGTATCCAGATTGTAGGTGTAGAGCGTAAGTGCACCGTTACCACTTTCAAGTTCTGCGTGGCGCCGGAAACCCAGACCGATGAAATCGGTAAAGGCCCAATCCGGGGCCTCACCAACCAGAACGGCAATCTGATGCGTGCCGTAATTGCGCAATTGCCCGAGCAATAATGCGCCTTCATCATGGGGCAGGTGTTCCAGAGTGTCGGAAATCAGAGCCAGGTCATGCACGGTGTCCAGGTTTAACGTGGCATTGGGGTCGGAGGTATCGAGTGTCCTGACGCGTGAAGTCTCCTGGTGTCGCTGCCATAGCTCAGCGACCTCTCCCGCTACCGAGCCACAGCACAGCAACGTTTCAGGCTGTGTGGTGTCGATGATGCGCGCGAGGGTTTCTCTCGGTGTGCCGGTGTCTTCTCTGGATGCTGTCATGAAATAGGCCAGTCCGCTGCGTCCACTGTGTGTAATCCCACTGGCTGGTCGGCGTGGCCTCCCCAGCGGTCCACGAAGGTGCCGAGAGGGTCGTACTGTTTGGCCTGCTTCTCCAGATTGAACTGTCTCAACCCGCGGGGATCAGCACCTACGCCAGCCAGGTATTGCCAGTTGCCGTAGTTGCTAGCTACATCATAGTCGATCAGTTGCTCTTCAAACCATGCTGCACCGTATCGCCAGTCCAGTTCCAGCTCGTTTACAAAAATGCTGGCGGCGAGCTGGCGGGCCCTGTTGCTCATGTAGCCGGTTTCACGAAGCTGATTCATCGCAGCATTAACCAGCGGATACTCGGTATTGCCATGGCACCAGGCCTTGAACCGGTGCCCGTAAAAAGTGACAGGGCGACGCTTTCGCTGTACACCGTCGCGGCGGAAAAGGTCGGCGCCGTGTTTAAGGGCGTACCAGTAAAAGTATTCCCGCCAGAGCAGTTCGAACCATAGCCAGTAAGTGGAGTCGTTTTTGGTTTCGCTGTGTTCGTATTCTGCGATGGTTTCCGCCACCTCCCGAACCGACAGCGAGCCGTTTGCCAGCCATGGTGAGAACCTGGAGGAAGCGTCCCAGGTGTCGAGCGCGTTGCGGGTTTCCTTGTAATTGTCGATGGCGTGTCTGACGAACAGAAATTCCCGAAGCTGTTGCTGTCCCGCCTCTTCGCCCCCTGTAAACAGAAGGGGATGCAGGGGTTCGGCAATGGCCGGGCAGTCACCCCGGTTGTCTTCCGGAAAACCCGGTGGTGGCGGCAAGGCTGTCAGAGTGCGTATGCGTAATCGCTCGGAACAGCGCTCGCCGGTTTTTTCCACCTGTTTGCGGAACTGGGAAAAGGTATCCGGCAGGTCCTGCAAATCCATTGGCAGGGAACCCTCGGTGAACATACTGAGAGTTTCGAACTGCTGGAACAGGGTGCCCGGCACCCCGTCCTTGATCGCCTGCCACTGACGTGCTTCCGTGGTGCCTGGTTGCCGCGATCGGATCACCCGTTCGATTCGGTGGGAATGCACCAACTCTGGAATCACCCTTTCCGGTTCGCCATAGGCGATATGAAGCCTTTGCCCCAGCGGCCTCAGGCTGCGCTCCAGTGCCATCAGACTCTGCCAGAGAAAACGCCAGCGATGATCGCCCATGGCTTTACTTTGCAGCGGGCCGGACTGGAACCAGCGCGTATCCACCACATACACGCACAGCAGCATGTCGGATTTCGAGGCGGCAAGCAGGGCCGCGTTATCGTGTAGTCGAAGATCGCGGGTAAACCAGTAGAGGGTGCGCAAGTCGATGCGTTCCTTTTCAGTCAACGAATGCTGAAGTGTACGTGCTTGGCTTTCCAAAAGATTGTTGCGGCAGAAAAGGAAGTATCGGGCCGGGAAAGCCCGATACTTCGGGTGGCGGAACGGCCTCAGGTTCTGAGGCGGCCAAATTCCTGGAACCGGAAGTTCCGTATCAGACGCTGGCTTCGAGTTCTTTCAGTGTCGGATAGTCGGTATACCCCTGTTCATCGCCACCGTAGAAGGTGCTGTCATCCCATTTGTTCAGAGGCGCATTCTGGCGGAATCGTTCCGGCAGATCCGGGTTGGCGATAAACGGACGACCGAAGGTCACCAGGTCGCAGCGGTTTTTGCTGATACGCTCGCGAGCCTCCTCGGCGGTGTAGGCACCGTTGGCAATGTAAGTGCCTTTGTAAACGTTACGGATGGCATCAATGATTTCTTCCGGCCGACCATTGGCATGATTGCCCTGGAATGAATCTTCAACCACTTCCAGATAGGCAATTCCCAGATCGTTCAGGTGTCTTGCGAAGGTGCCAAAGGTTTCAATCGGGTTTTCGTCGTACATGGCGTTGAAGCTGCCAGTTGGGCCAATCCGTACGCCCACCTTGTCTTTGCCCCACACATCAATGACGGCCTGAATCACCATCAGAGGCAGGCGTAGACGGTTTTCCAAAGAACCGCCGTACTCATCGGTGCGGTGGTTGCTGCCGCTCTTGAGGAACTGGTCCAGCAGGTAGCCATTGGCGGCGTGAACTTCAACGCCGTCAAACCCGGCTTCCCTGGCGTTCAGTGCCCCCTGGCGATACTGCTCGACGATACCGGCCATTTCCTCGGTTTCGAGTGCCCGGGGCTCCGGGACATCTATCATCCCGGAGTCGGCACTGATAAAAGTCTTGGCACCTTCCGGCTTGATGGCCGAGGGTGCGACAGGCTGGCTGCCGTTTGGCTGCAGTTCGGGATGGGAAATACGGCCTACGTGCCATAGCTGCATGTGGATACGGCCGCCGGCCATGTGTACCGCGCCGGTGACCTTTTTCCAGCCTTCAATCTGTTCCCGGGAGTGGATGCCCGGTGTGAAAGCATAGCCCTTGCCCTGAGGCGAGACCTGAGTTGCCTCACTGAAAATCAGGCCCGCACTGGCCCGTTGCTGATAGTAGTACGCATTCATGTCGTTCGGGATATCCCCGGGCTGGCTTGAGCGCGCTCGGGTCAGGGGAGACATCAGTACCCGGTTGGGCAGGATAAGGTCGCCCATCGAGTATGGTTGAAACAGTGGGTCGTTCTGCTGTTGGTTGCTCATGGAGCTTGCTCCTTTCGGATTAACTGTTTGTAATTAGACCAGTCTACTAGCCGGATGGCGAAAAAAATCTAGTTGATGTTAAGGCACTGTTTGAAAAACACGCGTACGAACCGGTCCATGGGTTCGGTGGATTTCAGTACCTTGGACCTGAGGATCGCGCCCTCCCAGCCGGACAACAGAAAGCTGGCCGCATCCGAAGCATCAATATCAGCCTTGATTTCACCGTCTGCCTGGGCTTCGACAATACAGCGCTCGAAGCGTTTTTCCCAGCCGGAAAAAACCTTGTCGAGTCGGGTGCGGAACATCTCATTTTGACCCGCCAACTCCTGGCCGAGGTTACCAATCAGGCATCCGCGGGTGTAGTCGCACGTGGTCATGGTTTCAAGGCCGGTATCGAAGTAAGCGCGGAGACGGTCGGCACAGGCACGGCTGCGGTCATTGAGAATCCCGTCAAGTTTCGCATCATACTCTTCGGCAAACGTGTCGATGACGGCGAGGCCGAAATCATTCTTGCTGCTAAAGTAATGATAGAACGACCCCTTGGGCACACCAGCTGCGGTCAGGATTCCATTGATGCCGGTTGCACCAAAGCCCTTATGGCCGATGAGGTCAGCGCCTGTCTGAATGATGTGGTTACGCGTGTCGTT of Marinobacter sediminum contains these proteins:
- a CDS encoding TetR/AcrR family transcriptional regulator, coding for MTTNDTRNHIIQTGADLIGHKGFGATGINGILTAAGVPKGSFYHYFSSKNDFGLAVIDTFAEEYDAKLDGILNDRSRACADRLRAYFDTGLETMTTCDYTRGCLIGNLGQELAGQNEMFRTRLDKVFSGWEKRFERCIVEAQADGEIKADIDASDAASFLLSGWEGAILRSKVLKSTEPMDRFVRVFFKQCLNIN
- a CDS encoding alkene reductase, with product MSNQQQNDPLFQPYSMGDLILPNRVLMSPLTRARSSQPGDIPNDMNAYYYQQRASAGLIFSEATQVSPQGKGYAFTPGIHSREQIEGWKKVTGAVHMAGGRIHMQLWHVGRISHPELQPNGSQPVAPSAIKPEGAKTFISADSGMIDVPEPRALETEEMAGIVEQYRQGALNAREAGFDGVEVHAANGYLLDQFLKSGSNHRTDEYGGSLENRLRLPLMVIQAVIDVWGKDKVGVRIGPTGSFNAMYDENPIETFGTFARHLNDLGIAYLEVVEDSFQGNHANGRPEEIIDAIRNVYKGTYIANGAYTAEEARERISKNRCDLVTFGRPFIANPDLPERFRQNAPLNKWDDSTFYGGDEQGYTDYPTLKELEASV
- a CDS encoding DASH family cryptochrome is translated as MRTLYWFTRDLRLHDNAALLAASKSDMLLCVYVVDTRWFQSGPLQSKAMGDHRWRFLWQSLMALERSLRPLGQRLHIAYGEPERVIPELVHSHRIERVIRSRQPGTTEARQWQAIKDGVPGTLFQQFETLSMFTEGSLPMDLQDLPDTFSQFRKQVEKTGERCSERLRIRTLTALPPPPGFPEDNRGDCPAIAEPLHPLLFTGGEEAGQQQLREFLFVRHAIDNYKETRNALDTWDASSRFSPWLANGSLSVREVAETIAEYEHSETKNDSTYWLWFELLWREYFYWYALKHGADLFRRDGVQRKRRPVTFYGHRFKAWCHGNTEYPLVNAAMNQLRETGYMSNRARQLAASIFVNELELDWRYGAAWFEEQLIDYDVASNYGNWQYLAGVGADPRGLRQFNLEKQAKQYDPLGTFVDRWGGHADQPVGLHTVDAADWPIS